In Marinobacter antarcticus, one genomic interval encodes:
- a CDS encoding DMT family transporter, translating to MKDQKTAMLYGLGTVLLWSTVATAFKLALADLAPVQMLLVACASSVLVMAVILLLQKRWYLVFSLRKKQYAQSFGMGLINPCLYYFFLFGAFDRLPAQEAQPLNYTWALVLAYLSVPFLGQRLRKLDIIAGLVCYAGVVVIATRGAVTTMSFSDPLGVSLAIGSTLVWASYWIIATRDTRDPVVGLFLNFLFGLPVIALICWWTEGLALPVTGSLVAAVYVGVFEMGIAFVLWSYAMKKAENTSRVSNLIFISPFLSLVFIYFILGEQILPSTYIGLVLIMMGLWLQQKKVKEREQELADG from the coding sequence ATGAAGGATCAGAAAACAGCCATGTTGTATGGGCTGGGTACAGTTCTGCTTTGGTCTACGGTTGCTACGGCCTTCAAACTGGCGCTTGCGGATCTGGCGCCGGTACAGATGTTGCTGGTCGCCTGCGCCTCGTCTGTTCTGGTTATGGCTGTCATTCTGCTGTTGCAGAAGCGCTGGTACCTGGTGTTCTCACTGCGCAAAAAGCAGTACGCCCAGTCGTTTGGCATGGGGCTGATCAATCCATGCCTGTATTACTTTTTTCTCTTTGGCGCCTTTGACCGGCTGCCAGCCCAGGAGGCCCAGCCGTTAAATTACACCTGGGCACTGGTTCTGGCATATTTGTCGGTGCCCTTTCTGGGGCAGCGCCTGCGCAAGCTGGACATTATTGCCGGGCTGGTATGTTATGCGGGAGTGGTGGTGATCGCCACTCGTGGTGCCGTTACCACTATGAGCTTTTCAGACCCGCTGGGCGTCTCTTTGGCAATAGGCAGTACGCTCGTTTGGGCCTCGTACTGGATAATAGCTACCCGCGACACCCGCGATCCCGTGGTGGGGCTGTTCCTGAACTTTCTGTTCGGCCTGCCGGTGATTGCGCTGATCTGCTGGTGGACAGAGGGGTTGGCTCTGCCGGTAACAGGCTCCCTGGTGGCGGCCGTATACGTAGGCGTGTTTGAGATGGGCATTGCTTTTGTGCTCTGGTCTTACGCCATGAAAAAGGCGGAAAATACTTCCCGAGTGAGCAACCTGATCTTTATTTCGCCGTTCCTGTCTCTTGTGTTTATCTACTTTATCCTTGGCGAGCAGATTCTGCCTTCAACTTACATCGGCCTGGTGCTGATCATGATGGGGCTTTGGTTGCAGCAAAAAAAAGTGAAGGAGCGAGAGCAGGAACTTGCAGATGGCTAG
- a CDS encoding GIY-YIG nuclease family protein, with amino-acid sequence MASGWFVYMVRTAGGALYTGISTDVSRRFSEHQAGAPKGARSLRGKGPLELVFCSPAGDRSRASKLEWHIKQWPRQRKEALVLGELSLPDAL; translated from the coding sequence ATGGCTAGTGGCTGGTTTGTTTACATGGTTCGCACTGCCGGTGGCGCGCTCTATACCGGCATTAGCACGGATGTCTCGCGACGATTTTCCGAACATCAGGCCGGCGCCCCCAAGGGCGCACGAAGCCTGAGGGGCAAGGGCCCGCTGGAGCTGGTGTTCTGCTCACCGGCGGGTGACCGCAGCCGGGCATCAAAGCTTGAGTGGCACATCAAACAATGGCCGAGGCAACGCAAAGAGGCGCTTGTACTCGGTGAGCTCAGCCTGCCAGATGCTCTCTGA
- a CDS encoding alpha/beta hydrolase has product MLQHLLESGLRQTMNRLVRPALHPAIPVSVQRTLISQAYRSSVPPRGCRFQANTLADRPVIRSSFGQATRGAVLYLHGGGYIIGSAATHKGLTGHLAKASGCMVVTPDYRLAPEHPFPAALDDAEAAWLALINEGFAPGQIAIAGDSAGGGLTIALAMRLRDNNQPLPASLTVFSPWVDLTQEALYSPECEPVLQARWTAKAAKLYAGQESLHTPLISPVFGSFRDLPPLLIQVGSQEILLNDAERLADAARKAGVKTQLEVFNSLWHVFQVHSGQLDRATAAVQTAGGHIREHLAG; this is encoded by the coding sequence ATGTTGCAACATCTTCTTGAATCCGGACTGCGCCAGACCATGAATCGCCTGGTCAGGCCGGCGCTTCACCCGGCCATTCCGGTTTCGGTTCAACGTACATTGATAAGCCAGGCTTACCGGAGCTCAGTTCCGCCCCGTGGCTGCCGTTTCCAGGCAAATACACTGGCAGACAGGCCGGTTATCAGGAGCTCTTTCGGCCAGGCAACACGCGGCGCCGTGCTGTATTTGCACGGCGGCGGCTATATCATCGGTTCGGCCGCCACCCACAAAGGCCTTACCGGGCATCTGGCCAAAGCCAGCGGCTGCATGGTGGTTACACCGGACTACCGCCTTGCTCCGGAGCATCCTTTCCCGGCCGCACTGGACGATGCAGAGGCCGCCTGGCTGGCGCTGATTAATGAAGGATTCGCACCGGGGCAAATTGCCATTGCCGGTGACTCTGCCGGCGGCGGACTGACTATCGCGCTGGCCATGCGGTTGCGTGACAACAATCAGCCCCTGCCCGCCTCCCTTACAGTTTTTTCACCCTGGGTGGATCTGACTCAGGAAGCGCTGTATTCACCCGAATGCGAGCCCGTGCTGCAAGCGCGCTGGACAGCCAAGGCAGCGAAACTTTACGCCGGCCAGGAATCTCTGCACACCCCCCTGATTTCACCCGTTTTCGGCAGTTTCAGGGATTTGCCGCCGTTACTGATCCAGGTCGGAAGCCAGGAAATCCTGCTCAACGATGCTGAACGGCTCGCAGATGCGGCCAGAAAAGCCGGGGTGAAAACCCAGCTTGAGGTATTTAACAGCCTTTGGCACGTATTTCAGGTCCACAGCGGCCAACTGGATAGAGCCACCGCCGCTGTGCAAACGGCAGGCGGGCACATCAGAGAGCATCTGGCAGGCTGA
- a CDS encoding alpha/beta hydrolase: MYWKTDTIEIPDWDRGSLLERLELFDPEGREELSEEMVAYCRFYGLDLWVEHPDIAYHQGYVAAGRHEVMVHYFRLPEPRAERGTVFILHGYFDHVGLYSQLIDRCLGAGFDVLAYDQPGHGLSSGTPAAIGSFLEYQGVLSEVMAHVRDKVRGPWFAVGQSTGSAILIDYLLSNHHSPETSEFRKVVLLAPLIRPAGWLGARVLHTMAKPFITRWQRVFSANSGNTRFLRFLRDHDPLQARAVHVDWVSALRTWIPHIESARPVNFPVTVVQGEKDLTVDWQHNLRIIRNKFASVEEVRIANGRHHLVNEAKDLQATVFNKIIDTFNHSTADAPENS; this comes from the coding sequence GTGTACTGGAAAACAGATACCATAGAAATACCGGATTGGGATCGTGGATCCCTGCTGGAGAGGCTTGAGCTTTTTGACCCGGAGGGACGGGAAGAGCTTAGCGAGGAAATGGTTGCATACTGCCGTTTTTATGGCCTTGATCTCTGGGTTGAACACCCGGATATTGCCTATCATCAGGGCTACGTAGCAGCAGGCAGGCATGAGGTCATGGTGCATTACTTCCGGCTACCGGAACCTCGTGCAGAGCGTGGCACCGTGTTCATTCTGCACGGCTATTTTGATCATGTAGGTTTGTACAGCCAGTTGATTGACCGTTGCCTCGGAGCCGGTTTCGATGTCCTGGCCTATGACCAGCCGGGTCATGGACTTTCCAGTGGGACACCTGCGGCAATTGGTAGCTTCCTGGAATATCAGGGGGTATTGTCGGAAGTTATGGCCCATGTTCGTGACAAAGTTCGTGGGCCTTGGTTCGCTGTGGGCCAGAGTACGGGGAGCGCTATATTGATTGATTATCTGCTGTCGAACCACCACTCCCCAGAGACATCAGAGTTTCGTAAAGTGGTTTTACTTGCGCCCCTGATCCGACCGGCAGGCTGGCTTGGTGCCAGAGTTCTGCACACTATGGCAAAACCTTTTATTACCCGCTGGCAGCGTGTATTTTCAGCAAATAGCGGTAATACGCGGTTTTTGCGCTTTCTGCGGGATCACGATCCGCTGCAGGCGAGAGCGGTGCACGTCGACTGGGTAAGTGCGCTGCGCACATGGATACCGCACATTGAGTCTGCCCGCCCGGTTAACTTCCCGGTCACGGTCGTTCAGGGCGAAAAAGATCTGACAGTAGATTGGCAGCACAACCTGAGAATTATCCGCAACAAGTTTGCATCGGTAGAGGAAGTGAGAATTGCCAACGGCCGTCATCATCTGGTGAACGAAGCCAAGGATTTACAGGCAACCGTATTCAATAAGATTATTGATACCTTTAATCATTCAACAGCAGACGCCCCTGAAAACTCCTGA
- a CDS encoding OmpA family protein, whose product MKKTMLALAVTTMGLAGCMTYDPYTGEQSTSDATKGSIIGAIGGAAVGAATSSKSDRGKGALIGAASGAAIGGGIGYYMDRQEAQLRQKLEGSGVRVVRNGDQIELIMPGNITFDLNQTSIRGGFTNTLESVALVLKEFDKTIIQIEGHTDSSGSDSYNQLLSERRAGSVRDFLLNQGIESRRTRAVGYGERYPMASNDTSAGREQNRRVELTLVPIQ is encoded by the coding sequence GTGAAGAAGACAATGCTCGCATTAGCAGTGACGACCATGGGCCTCGCCGGCTGTATGACCTATGACCCGTACACCGGGGAGCAGTCAACCTCGGATGCCACAAAAGGCAGCATTATCGGCGCTATCGGTGGCGCAGCCGTCGGTGCGGCAACCTCCAGTAAAAGCGACCGTGGTAAAGGCGCTCTGATCGGGGCAGCAAGCGGCGCAGCCATTGGTGGCGGCATCGGCTATTATATGGACCGGCAGGAAGCGCAGTTGCGGCAGAAGCTGGAAGGTTCCGGCGTTCGTGTTGTCCGTAACGGTGATCAGATCGAGCTCATCATGCCCGGTAATATCACTTTTGATCTGAACCAGACCTCAATTCGGGGTGGCTTCACAAACACGCTGGAGTCTGTTGCCCTGGTGCTGAAAGAGTTCGACAAGACCATTATCCAGATCGAAGGCCATACAGACAGCTCGGGTTCGGACAGCTACAACCAGTTGCTCAGCGAGCGCCGTGCCGGCTCCGTGCGGGACTTCCTGCTCAACCAAGGTATTGAGTCCAGACGTACCCGTGCTGTGGGCTACGGTGAGCGCTACCCGATGGCTTCCAACGACACCTCTGCTGGGCGTGAACAGAACCGTCGCGTAGAGCTGACTCTGGTTCCAATACAGTAA
- the serA gene encoding phosphoglycerate dehydrogenase, with protein MSTKSLEKSKIRILLLEGVHQSALDTLNAAGYTNIESLSHSLAEEDLIEKIADAHFVGLRSRTQLTANVFEAAKKLVAVGCFCIGTNQVDLQAATRRGIAVFNAPFSNTRSVAELVLAQAILLLRGVPEKNAKAHRGEWQKSAKDSYEIRGKKLGIIGYGNIGTQFSVLAEGLGMDVYFYDVVSKLSIGNATQVGTMQELLNIADVVSLHVPETPATKYMFKAEQLAQMKPGSILMNASRGTVVDLDALADSLRSGKLLGAAIDVFPVEPKSNNEEFVSPLREFDNVILTPHVGGSTIEAQENIGREVAEKLTMYSDNGTSVSSVNFPEVALPSHPNQHRLLHIHENVPGVMSEINQVFSENGINICGQYLQTKEDIGYVVIDVDKAYGELALEKLLQVKGTIRCRVLF; from the coding sequence ATGTCAACGAAGTCTCTCGAAAAGAGCAAAATCCGGATTCTGCTGCTGGAAGGCGTGCATCAATCCGCCCTGGATACACTGAATGCCGCAGGCTACACCAACATTGAGTCCCTCAGTCACTCGCTGGCCGAAGAAGACCTTATTGAGAAGATTGCCGACGCGCACTTTGTCGGCCTCCGCTCCCGCACTCAGTTAACCGCGAACGTATTCGAGGCTGCCAAAAAACTGGTCGCAGTGGGCTGTTTCTGTATCGGTACCAATCAGGTGGACCTGCAAGCGGCAACCCGTCGTGGTATTGCAGTATTCAATGCGCCCTTCTCCAACACCCGCAGTGTTGCTGAACTGGTTCTGGCTCAGGCTATCCTGCTGCTGCGTGGCGTTCCTGAGAAAAACGCCAAGGCGCACCGTGGCGAATGGCAGAAGTCGGCAAAAGACAGCTACGAGATTCGTGGTAAAAAGCTGGGCATTATCGGTTACGGCAACATCGGTACCCAGTTCAGCGTGCTGGCTGAAGGCTTGGGCATGGACGTGTATTTCTACGATGTGGTTTCCAAGCTGTCCATCGGCAATGCTACCCAGGTAGGGACGATGCAGGAACTGCTCAACATCGCCGACGTTGTGAGCCTGCATGTTCCGGAAACACCGGCCACCAAGTACATGTTCAAGGCCGAGCAACTGGCTCAGATGAAGCCTGGCTCTATCCTGATGAACGCATCAAGAGGCACGGTTGTTGATCTTGATGCACTCGCTGATTCCCTGAGAAGCGGCAAACTGCTGGGCGCTGCGATTGACGTGTTCCCGGTCGAGCCCAAATCCAACAATGAAGAGTTTGTTTCTCCGCTGCGGGAATTTGACAACGTCATTCTGACACCACACGTGGGAGGCTCCACCATTGAAGCCCAGGAAAACATCGGGCGTGAAGTGGCCGAGAAGCTGACTATGTACAGCGACAACGGGACCTCCGTGTCTTCTGTTAACTTCCCGGAAGTTGCGCTGCCTTCACACCCGAACCAGCACCGGTTGCTGCACATTCATGAGAACGTGCCGGGGGTGATGTCCGAAATCAACCAGGTTTTCTCCGAGAACGGTATTAACATTTGCGGTCAGTACCTGCAAACCAAAGAAGACATTGGTTACGTGGTGATTGATGTAGACAAAGCCTACGGTGAGCTTGCCCTGGAAAAACTGCTCCAGGTAAAAGGCACCATCCGCTGCCGCGTGCTGTTCTAA
- a CDS encoding FAD-binding oxidoreductase: MKSEQIIASLKELVATGEAPGKVLTDPADLESYGKDWTRIYAPNPLAIVLPKTTEQVQALVKFANENRVALVPSGGRTGLSAGAVAANGEVVVAFDNMNQILDFSASDRLVRCQAGVVTEQLQNFAEENHLYYPVDFASAGSSQLGGNLSTNAGGIKVIRYGMSRDWVAGLKVVTGKGDILDLNKDLAKNNTGYDLRHLFIGAEGTLGFITEATMKLSRQPNNLTVLVLGLNDLGNTMDVLKTFQSGLDLTAYEFFSHQAMGHVLAHGQVQAPFETEAPYYALLEFEATSDQVMDDAMSLFEQCMENGWVLDGVISQSETQAQNLWQLRERISESIAPRTPYKNDISVVVSKVPGFLQEIDEVVTNHYPDFEIIWFGHIGDGNLHLNILKPENMAKEDFFEKCQQVNKWVFEIVEKYQGSVSAEHGVGMTKKPYLQYTRSEAEIAYLRGIKQVFDPKGIINPGKIFD, from the coding sequence ATGAAATCCGAACAGATCATTGCTTCCCTCAAAGAGCTTGTAGCCACCGGTGAGGCGCCCGGAAAGGTACTGACTGATCCTGCTGATCTTGAAAGCTACGGCAAGGACTGGACGCGAATCTACGCCCCCAATCCATTGGCCATCGTGCTACCGAAAACCACCGAACAGGTTCAGGCATTGGTGAAGTTTGCCAACGAAAACCGCGTGGCGCTGGTTCCTTCCGGTGGCCGTACCGGTCTGAGCGCGGGCGCAGTGGCCGCCAACGGAGAAGTGGTTGTTGCGTTCGACAACATGAACCAGATTCTGGATTTCAGCGCCAGCGATCGGCTTGTTCGCTGTCAGGCGGGTGTTGTGACTGAACAGCTGCAGAATTTTGCCGAAGAGAATCATCTGTACTACCCGGTAGATTTTGCTTCCGCCGGCTCCAGCCAGCTTGGCGGTAATCTCTCCACCAACGCAGGCGGGATCAAGGTGATCCGCTACGGTATGAGCCGAGACTGGGTGGCCGGCCTCAAGGTAGTAACCGGTAAAGGCGACATTCTTGATCTGAACAAAGATCTGGCAAAGAACAACACCGGCTACGACCTGCGTCATCTGTTCATCGGCGCCGAGGGCACGCTGGGCTTTATTACCGAAGCCACCATGAAGCTCTCGCGCCAGCCAAACAACCTCACAGTGCTGGTGCTCGGGCTGAACGACCTTGGCAACACCATGGACGTGCTCAAAACCTTTCAGAGCGGCCTTGATCTGACCGCCTACGAGTTCTTCTCGCACCAGGCCATGGGGCACGTTCTCGCTCACGGGCAAGTACAGGCGCCATTTGAAACCGAGGCGCCTTACTACGCGCTGCTGGAGTTTGAAGCGACGTCTGATCAGGTGATGGACGACGCCATGAGCCTGTTTGAGCAGTGCATGGAAAACGGCTGGGTGCTGGACGGTGTCATCAGTCAGAGCGAAACCCAGGCACAGAACCTGTGGCAGCTGCGCGAGCGCATTTCGGAATCCATCGCGCCCCGAACGCCCTATAAAAACGATATTTCCGTTGTGGTTTCCAAGGTTCCGGGATTCCTGCAGGAAATCGATGAAGTAGTGACGAACCATTATCCCGACTTTGAGATCATCTGGTTCGGGCACATTGGCGATGGTAACCTGCACCTCAACATCCTGAAGCCGGAAAACATGGCGAAAGAAGACTTCTTCGAAAAGTGCCAGCAGGTCAACAAGTGGGTTTTCGAAATTGTCGAGAAGTATCAGGGCAGCGTCTCCGCCGAACACGGTGTGGGCATGACCAAAAAACCCTATCTGCAATACACTCGCAGCGAAGCGGAAATCGCTTACCTGAGAGGGATCAAGCAGGTATTTGATCCCAAAGGAATCATAAACCCAGGCAAGATCTTCGACTGA
- a CDS encoding SIR2 family NAD-dependent protein deacylase, with protein sequence MQRHVVVLTGAGISAESGLSTFRDNGGLWEQHSVYDVATPEAFARNQELVLRFYNERRRQLASAQPNSAHRLLAELEQRHRVTIITQNVDDLHERGGSSRVIHLHGELTKARSSVNPELVYDLGYRDIQLGDHCAMGQQLRPFIVWFGEEVPMLQAAADIVRTADDLLIVGTSLQVYPAAGLVHEVERDVPITVIDPGEPAGVSRARVIRKGAGEGVAEWVNKFLAR encoded by the coding sequence ATGCAAAGGCACGTTGTCGTACTCACAGGCGCTGGCATCAGCGCCGAAAGCGGCCTCTCCACCTTCCGGGATAACGGCGGCCTCTGGGAGCAACACAGCGTATACGATGTTGCTACCCCGGAAGCCTTCGCCCGCAATCAGGAGCTGGTGCTGCGTTTCTACAATGAACGCCGGCGCCAGCTCGCCTCGGCCCAGCCAAACAGCGCTCACCGCCTGCTAGCTGAACTGGAACAGCGCCACCGTGTAACCATCATCACCCAAAACGTTGACGATCTGCACGAACGTGGCGGCTCCAGCCGCGTGATTCACCTGCACGGCGAACTCACCAAAGCCAGAAGCTCGGTCAACCCGGAACTGGTTTACGACCTGGGCTACCGCGACATACAGCTGGGCGACCACTGCGCCATGGGCCAGCAACTGCGCCCCTTCATCGTCTGGTTTGGAGAAGAAGTCCCCATGCTCCAGGCCGCCGCCGACATTGTCCGCACCGCAGACGACCTGTTGATCGTAGGAACGTCGCTACAGGTCTATCCTGCTGCCGGGCTGGTTCATGAGGTGGAGAGAGACGTACCGATTACGGTGATAGACCCAGGCGAACCGGCGGGCGTTTCCCGTGCAAGAGTTATCAGGAAAGGCGCAGGAGAGGGCGTTGCAGAGTGGGTGAATAAATTCTTGGCCAGATAG
- a CDS encoding ABC1 kinase family protein: protein MAKKPVTSRSGRFFKLAGMTASVAGQYAGQKARSLLSSENDDGARSESYTRMANRITDTLGEMKGAAMKVGQIASQTQDFLPREFSDALQKLQREAPPMPFEIILEQVEIELGKPVGELFEYLQETPYAAASIGQVHRARLHDGTDVIVKVQYPGVDESCDSDLKQLRLALKLGGLLKMPKESVDQLFTEIRERLREELDYENEARNIELFREFHKNDPWVVIPSVIQSHSTRHVLTLGLEEGDHVSEVTPEHYDQATINLIGHRMFTTMADQLFRFECIHGDPHAGNFAYRPDGSIVMYDFGCVKKLKPEIVEAYRNAVTAALAQDYKALDAYLIDLGARVGSQPAIDEAYYAMWRDILIVPFNSEQPYDFGESSIHKHVAAKTSTVFKYLDSFKPPVESIFIDRMIAGHYWMLKRLGVQAAFGEELRGYLAESH, encoded by the coding sequence ATGGCAAAAAAACCGGTTACCTCACGCAGTGGTCGTTTCTTCAAGCTTGCCGGCATGACTGCCTCGGTGGCGGGGCAGTACGCGGGCCAGAAAGCCCGGAGTCTGCTCAGTAGCGAAAACGACGACGGGGCCCGCAGCGAAAGTTATACCCGCATGGCCAACCGCATTACCGACACACTCGGTGAAATGAAAGGTGCGGCCATGAAAGTGGGCCAGATTGCGTCCCAGACCCAGGATTTTCTGCCCCGGGAGTTTTCTGATGCGCTTCAGAAGCTGCAGAGAGAAGCGCCGCCCATGCCCTTCGAGATTATTCTTGAACAGGTAGAGATCGAACTGGGCAAACCGGTAGGCGAGCTGTTTGAGTACCTGCAGGAAACACCCTACGCCGCGGCATCGATCGGCCAGGTACACCGCGCGCGCTTGCACGACGGCACGGACGTGATCGTAAAGGTGCAATACCCGGGCGTTGATGAGTCCTGCGATTCCGATCTGAAACAGCTGCGCCTGGCCCTGAAGCTTGGTGGCCTGCTGAAAATGCCCAAAGAGTCAGTCGACCAGTTGTTCACGGAGATCCGAGAACGCCTTCGGGAAGAGCTTGATTACGAGAATGAAGCTCGCAACATTGAGCTGTTTCGGGAATTTCACAAAAACGATCCGTGGGTGGTTATTCCCTCCGTCATTCAAAGCCACTCGACCCGCCATGTGCTTACGCTGGGACTGGAAGAAGGCGACCACGTCAGCGAGGTCACGCCGGAGCACTACGATCAGGCCACAATCAATCTGATCGGCCATCGCATGTTTACGACCATGGCAGACCAGTTATTCCGCTTTGAGTGTATCCATGGTGATCCTCATGCTGGAAACTTTGCGTACCGGCCGGATGGCAGCATTGTGATGTACGATTTCGGCTGTGTGAAAAAGCTGAAGCCGGAGATTGTCGAGGCCTACCGCAATGCAGTGACAGCGGCGCTGGCTCAGGACTACAAGGCTCTGGATGCCTATCTGATTGATCTGGGTGCCCGGGTGGGGAGTCAGCCGGCCATTGATGAGGCTTACTACGCGATGTGGCGGGATATTTTGATCGTGCCGTTTAATTCAGAACAGCCTTATGATTTTGGCGAGTCCAGTATCCACAAGCATGTGGCGGCAAAGACGAGCACGGTGTTCAAGTATCTGGATTCATTCAAGCCGCCGGTTGAGAGTATTTTTATTGACCGGATGATTGCAGGGCATTACTGGATGCTGAAGCGACTGGGGGTTCAGGCAGCTTTTGGCGAGGAGCTTCGTGGGTATCTTGCGGAGTCGCACTGA
- a CDS encoding fumarylacetoacetate hydrolase family protein: MDHYQHHWKDGTPVHLPLGKIVCVGRNYAEHAKELNNPIPAEPLLFIKPATSAVHVTRPLEFPANQGQVHFETELAVLIGKPLTNASASEAQAAILGYGLALDLTLRDLQSQLKEKGHPWERAKAFDGACPLSPFVAAEHFRNDHITFSLDINEQRQQSGDTRDMLFPVIPLLAHISSHFTLLPGDVVLTGTPSGVGPLSSGQTLSLQLEDQLSVSTKVV, translated from the coding sequence ATGGATCATTATCAACACCACTGGAAAGACGGCACGCCGGTGCATCTGCCACTGGGAAAGATTGTCTGCGTTGGCCGGAACTACGCCGAACACGCTAAAGAGCTCAACAACCCGATACCTGCAGAACCTTTGCTGTTCATCAAACCGGCTACCTCCGCAGTGCATGTGACACGACCTCTGGAGTTCCCGGCCAATCAGGGCCAGGTGCATTTCGAAACCGAGCTGGCGGTGCTGATCGGCAAACCCCTGACCAACGCGTCTGCCAGCGAAGCCCAGGCCGCTATACTCGGCTATGGCTTGGCGCTGGATCTGACCCTTCGGGATCTGCAAAGCCAGCTAAAGGAAAAGGGACACCCCTGGGAGCGGGCCAAAGCCTTTGATGGCGCCTGCCCCTTGTCTCCGTTTGTGGCCGCTGAGCATTTCCGTAACGACCACATTACCTTCAGCCTGGATATCAACGAGCAGCGCCAGCAAAGCGGTGATACCCGGGATATGCTTTTCCCTGTCATTCCGCTGCTGGCCCATATAAGCAGCCACTTTACGCTACTGCCCGGAGACGTGGTGCTCACTGGGACTCCCAGTGGCGTTGGGCCTCTGTCTTCAGGCCAAACGCTATCGCTGCAACTGGAAGATCAGTTGTCTGTTTCCACCAAAGTGGTTTAA
- a CDS encoding adenine phosphoribosyltransferase has translation MDYFSQSIKQAIRTVPDWPKPGVAFRDITTVLQDKTAFRKLIDAFVHRYHGHKIDAVAAVDARGFIIGSALAYELNASLVLVRKKGKLPFNTLVEDYELEYGTASVELHRDAFKPGDQVVLVDDLIATGGTMLAASRLIRRIGAEIVEVAAMIDLPDLGGSAKLQEEGLKVYTVCSFEGE, from the coding sequence ATGGATTATTTTTCTCAAAGCATCAAGCAAGCAATCCGCACAGTGCCGGACTGGCCCAAGCCCGGCGTTGCCTTCCGTGATATCACCACGGTTCTGCAAGACAAGACAGCCTTTCGAAAGCTGATTGATGCCTTCGTTCACCGCTACCATGGCCACAAAATTGATGCGGTGGCTGCGGTTGATGCCCGTGGATTTATCATTGGCTCGGCCCTGGCCTATGAGCTCAACGCGTCGCTGGTGCTGGTGCGCAAGAAGGGCAAACTGCCGTTCAATACGCTGGTGGAAGACTACGAGCTGGAATACGGAACGGCATCGGTAGAACTGCACCGGGATGCCTTCAAACCTGGTGACCAAGTGGTGCTGGTGGATGATCTGATTGCCACTGGTGGCACGATGCTAGCTGCCAGTCGACTGATTCGCCGTATTGGCGCCGAAATTGTGGAAGTCGCTGCGATGATCGATCTTCCAGATCTTGGTGGGTCTGCCAAGCTGCAGGAAGAGGGCCTGAAGGTCTATACTGTATGCTCGTTTGAGGGCGAATAG